In the Nitrosarchaeum sp. genome, one interval contains:
- a CDS encoding CbtB domain-containing protein — MSQSRQINASKNNVSVIAIVALAIVFVAGLFVVGFDQGHIFSLVYGEEAFKELYIHELTHDMRHAAGFPCH, encoded by the coding sequence ATGTCTCAATCAAGACAAATTAATGCATCTAAAAACAATGTTTCCGTTATTGCAATTGTGGCATTAGCTATAGTTTTTGTAGCGGGATTATTTGTTGTTGGATTTGATCAAGGACATATCTTTAGTCTAGTTTACGGAGAAGAAGCATTCAAAGAACTTTATATCCATGAGCTTACTCACGATATGAGACACGCTGCTGGTTTTCCTTGTCATTAG
- a CDS encoding CbtA family protein, protein MRTSLFILVVLISGVTAGLIHGAANFVFVEPSLDQAIGIENQHLFASGEEKNTPEFRAEFDSYRYWQKSGQILAGAILGISIGSLFGIVFVLSRNSLPGKSNIIKSLILAGIMWLTIYFIPFLKYPANPPTVGDSDTVVLRSILYLSFIAISGFGAFGFYKIFNKLKTKKIIAVFGYAVFIGIVFFTMPENPDKISAPMELVEHFRTMSVLAVSIYWLSLGLILGSLWNYFKPNNELKSAFN, encoded by the coding sequence ATGAGAACATCTCTTTTTATCCTTGTTGTTTTAATCTCAGGTGTTACTGCTGGACTCATTCATGGTGCAGCAAATTTTGTATTTGTTGAACCTTCTTTAGATCAAGCAATTGGAATTGAAAACCAACATCTTTTTGCATCTGGTGAAGAAAAAAACACTCCTGAATTTAGAGCAGAATTTGATTCTTATCGATATTGGCAAAAAAGCGGTCAGATTCTAGCTGGTGCAATCTTAGGGATATCGATAGGTTCTTTGTTTGGAATTGTTTTTGTACTTTCACGAAACTCTTTACCTGGAAAATCAAACATTATCAAATCTCTAATTTTAGCAGGAATAATGTGGCTAACGATTTATTTTATTCCCTTTTTAAAATATCCAGCAAATCCGCCAACAGTTGGTGATTCCGACACGGTTGTACTGAGATCAATTCTATATTTGTCTTTTATTGCAATTTCTGGATTTGGGGCATTCGGATTTTACAAAATATTTAACAAATTAAAAACGAAAAAAATTATTGCTGTTTTTGGATATGCAGTTTTTATTGGAATAGTATTTTTTACAATGCCTGAAAATCCTGACAAAATTTCCGCTCCTATGGAATTAGTTGAACATTTTAGAACGATGTCTGTACTTGCAGTTTCAATTTATTGGTTGTCTTTAGGCCTTATTTTGGGCTCTCTTTGGAATTACTTTAAGCCCAATAATGAATTAAAGTCTGCTTTTAATTAA
- a CDS encoding helix-turn-helix domain-containing protein encodes MTRRLTLPQLKKYDVTQRVIEALADSESRAILFSVIKKGMTAADLSDKLKIPLSSVYKKLGDLEELTLIEVERWMISDKGRKFKIYKSRISKADISIKKPDPILNLVPN; translated from the coding sequence TTGACACGACGTCTAACATTACCTCAATTAAAAAAATATGATGTCACTCAAAGAGTAATCGAAGCACTGGCAGATTCTGAATCCCGTGCAATCTTGTTTTCAGTAATAAAAAAAGGAATGACTGCAGCTGACTTGTCAGATAAACTAAAAATTCCACTTAGTTCTGTTTATAAAAAATTAGGTGATCTTGAGGAACTTACGTTAATTGAAGTAGAACGATGGATGATTTCTGATAAAGGAAGAAAATTCAAAATCTACAAAAGTCGAATAAGCAAGGCTGATATTTCAATAAAAAAACCGGATCCTATTCTAAATTTGGTACCTAATTGA
- a CDS encoding ArsR family transcriptional regulator, producing MSKPNIIQLSEFDITQKIIESLSNVCTRAVLFSIKNESKDATQIADELKISISTVYKTLSNLEELALAEVDKFVISPEGKKIKQYRSRIGKVEITLTDLEPTLQLYPNTSNPKTNTS from the coding sequence ATGTCAAAACCTAACATAATCCAACTAAGTGAATTTGATATAACTCAAAAAATAATTGAATCTCTAAGCAATGTTTGTACTAGGGCTGTCTTATTTTCAATTAAAAATGAATCAAAAGATGCAACACAAATTGCAGATGAATTAAAAATTTCAATATCGACAGTTTACAAAACTTTATCGAATTTGGAAGAATTGGCACTTGCTGAAGTCGATAAATTTGTAATTTCCCCTGAAGGAAAAAAGATAAAACAATATCGTAGTCGTATTGGTAAAGTTGAAATTACTTTGACTGATTTGGAGCCAACATTGCAACTTTATCCAAATACATCTAATCCTAAAACAAATACTAGTTAA
- a CDS encoding FTR1 family iron permease — protein MIIVVFTLGSYFVFPSVYAQNEEQYASTFIITGLGLELTKKAILEDNYDAAEKYSTLTNNFYGKNIQFLRTVDPNFSDTIHLELLDLHSSILSKSESQNLIDQINKLQETLPSNSLDDDSNVIVAFILSEADEQYQTFIQHKSDESYFFTLSLIDHSKLILNQNPISDNRLKQEIDSFFTDLDKSVLNKSNFIIVGNLITAIQRDLLETESIAINKTNLYSEIRNLYSELITSVNSNDYSTAEELAIEAYLENFEYLESDIKKVDELLLNTLEIDMRENLRSMITQKEDSNTIISFIENSILPDLAKAEKMTSELTPFVNGGSLNSQNLKSMGDTSDDQKTVVKNKIDIIREQLEETLLHYAQGNVQSAHASARSAYLDSYEFVEIPLRTIDPDFTLEVEYQFATLRNLIKQEAPQKEIHDVIIGIKRNLDESERIVTGTGDLAPTIAFSSSFAIVFREGLESVLILGAILTYLEASRNNQFKKYVYYGIVAAFAATAVTWVIASYIIEISGANRELIEAIAALSATAVLFYVSFWVLNKIEHKKWMEFVKAKVWQATTTGSVMVFVMLSFFTVYREGFETVLFYQAMSGFAKYMEIYVGLGFVIGLISLLGLYYVMRKLGRRLPLRVLFGLTMGVGAYLSIAFLGNAVRELQILDILPYTGLIGTIPRLDINLAMMTGIYPTLETIIAQVVLLGVYLIASTYILIMRPKKEQQLDSMRKSRKNSDE, from the coding sequence TTGATTATTGTTGTTTTTACATTGGGATCGTATTTTGTATTTCCTAGTGTATATGCTCAAAATGAAGAACAATATGCTTCTACTTTTATTATTACTGGATTAGGTCTGGAGTTAACAAAAAAAGCTATTTTGGAGGATAATTATGATGCTGCAGAAAAATATTCTACTCTAACCAATAATTTCTATGGGAAAAACATCCAATTTTTAAGAACCGTTGATCCTAATTTTTCAGATACAATTCATCTTGAATTGCTTGACCTTCATTCAAGTATTTTATCAAAATCAGAATCTCAAAATTTGATTGATCAAATAAATAAACTACAAGAAACTTTACCCTCCAATTCATTAGATGATGATTCTAATGTGATTGTAGCTTTTATTTTATCAGAAGCTGACGAACAATATCAAACATTTATTCAACATAAAAGTGATGAATCATACTTTTTCACTTTATCTTTGATAGATCATTCAAAGCTTATTTTGAATCAAAATCCAATATCTGACAATCGATTGAAACAAGAGATTGACTCATTTTTTACTGATTTGGATAAATCTGTTTTAAATAAAAGTAACTTTATAATCGTTGGAAATTTAATCACTGCTATACAGCGTGATTTGTTAGAAACTGAATCAATTGCAATTAATAAAACAAATCTATATAGCGAAATCAGAAATTTATATTCCGAATTAATCACATCGGTAAATTCTAATGATTATTCCACTGCTGAGGAGCTTGCAATTGAAGCATACCTTGAGAATTTTGAATATTTAGAATCCGACATTAAAAAAGTGGATGAGCTATTATTGAATACATTAGAAATCGACATGCGTGAAAATCTTCGAAGTATGATTACTCAAAAAGAGGATTCAAATACAATTATTTCATTTATTGAAAATTCAATTTTGCCTGATTTGGCAAAAGCTGAAAAAATGACTAGTGAACTTACCCCTTTTGTTAACGGCGGTTCACTAAACTCACAGAATTTGAAATCTATGGGTGATACATCTGATGATCAAAAAACAGTAGTTAAAAATAAAATCGATATAATTCGTGAGCAGTTAGAAGAAACATTACTACATTATGCACAGGGGAACGTGCAATCCGCACATGCATCAGCTCGCTCAGCATATCTTGATAGTTATGAGTTTGTAGAGATTCCATTGAGGACAATTGATCCGGATTTTACACTTGAAGTAGAATACCAATTTGCAACCCTGAGAAATTTGATTAAACAAGAGGCACCTCAAAAAGAAATTCATGATGTCATTATTGGAATAAAACGAAATCTTGATGAGTCTGAAAGAATTGTAACTGGAACTGGTGATCTTGCTCCGACCATCGCATTTTCATCTTCATTTGCAATTGTATTTAGAGAGGGATTGGAGTCTGTCTTGATTCTTGGTGCCATACTGACATATCTTGAGGCATCACGAAATAATCAATTTAAGAAATATGTTTATTATGGTATAGTTGCTGCATTTGCAGCTACTGCCGTTACTTGGGTTATTGCATCATACATTATTGAAATCTCGGGAGCAAATCGTGAATTGATTGAAGCGATTGCGGCATTGTCTGCAACTGCGGTTTTATTTTATGTTAGTTTCTGGGTTTTAAATAAAATTGAACACAAGAAATGGATGGAGTTTGTTAAGGCAAAAGTTTGGCAAGCTACTACCACTGGCAGTGTGATGGTTTTTGTGATGTTGTCATTTTTTACTGTGTATAGAGAAGGATTTGAAACTGTTTTATTTTATCAAGCAATGTCTGGATTTGCAAAATACATGGAAATCTATGTAGGTCTTGGCTTTGTCATCGGGTTGATTTCGCTTTTGGGTCTGTATTATGTAATGAGAAAATTAGGAAGACGATTACCATTACGTGTATTGTTTGGATTAACAATGGGAGTAGGTGCATATTTGTCAATAGCATTTTTAGGAAATGCCGTTAGAGAACTTCAGATATTGGATATTTTGCCATACACTGGATTGATTGGTACTATCCCTAGATTGGATATCAATCTTGCAATGATGACTGGAATTTATCCTACTTTGGAAACTATCATTGCTCAAGTAGTATTACTTGGCGTTTACCTTATCGCATCAACATACATTTTGATAATGCGACCAAAAAAAGAACAACAATTAGATTCTATGCGAAAATCAAGGAAGAATTCAGATGAATAA
- a CDS encoding hydantoinase/oxoprolinase family protein, with protein MNNRRIRVGIDVGGTFTKAVAIDVKTGSLLAKSTIPTTHSSKKGVSDGIVIALKKIIDETGIGINEIELISHSTTQAINALLESDTSKVGIIAMGVGPSKKDIIKRTNLEDSSINANQDIKTTHEFLDTSHLITEKEVTTAINRLKEKGAEVIIATEAFGVDDPSNELFVMNIASKEKTLSTASHEISGIYGLEIRTLTAAVNASVLPKTFQVANFVEDAIRKTGITAPLMIMKGDGGVTSMDTFKTKPILTILSGPAASVAGALLHLKITNGIFVEVGGTSTNICIIKNGKPEIRYVTVKDHPTCIRSMDVRILGVAGGSMVGLKQNRVSNVGPRSAHIAGLKYSCYAEPEDLKTGKIILIKPMSNDKSEYIAIKCDKETYAITNTCAANALGMIEKNDYAYGNQESAKIALKILAEFVGVSYHEIAMSIIQTASFEITKTVTKILKEFKMNPYTTMLIGGGGGASALVPFVAKQLGIKYEKAEHAEVISSIGVASSMLQEEVEQTMIEPTPEKINQIYKKIHTMLVDKGAIPESIIIDSEFVSEKSLLRVTAVGNVELDSTDTSKNIFTLDDAKKRTSEIIEISENRIDLSYETDHYFVFTGHMEIKKFFGKNIQHHILVLDRYGKPKLSIKNGRIIQGGKITVLEELSDYLESRSSEIAPKVYLLNDLKLVDYSSLITPSDIMDAVRNELVTSEKAAVLIEL; from the coding sequence ATGAATAATAGAAGAATTAGAGTTGGAATTGATGTTGGTGGGACCTTTACAAAAGCTGTTGCCATTGATGTAAAAACAGGCTCACTTTTAGCAAAATCAACTATTCCTACAACACACAGTTCGAAAAAAGGGGTCTCTGACGGTATTGTGATTGCATTAAAAAAAATCATTGATGAAACTGGAATTGGAATTAATGAGATCGAATTAATCTCTCATAGTACTACTCAAGCAATTAATGCGTTACTGGAATCAGATACATCTAAAGTTGGAATAATTGCAATGGGTGTAGGACCTTCAAAAAAAGATATAATCAAAAGAACAAATTTAGAGGATTCTTCAATTAATGCAAATCAAGATATTAAAACAACTCATGAATTTTTAGATACATCTCATTTAATTACAGAAAAAGAAGTAACTACTGCAATAAATCGATTAAAAGAAAAAGGTGCAGAGGTAATTATTGCAACCGAAGCATTTGGAGTTGATGATCCATCAAATGAATTATTTGTCATGAATATCGCATCAAAAGAAAAAACTCTTTCTACTGCATCACATGAGATATCTGGAATTTATGGTTTAGAGATTAGAACTCTGACTGCGGCTGTAAATGCTAGTGTTTTACCTAAAACATTCCAAGTTGCAAATTTTGTTGAAGATGCAATTCGTAAAACAGGTATTACTGCACCATTAATGATAATGAAGGGAGATGGCGGGGTTACTAGTATGGATACTTTTAAGACAAAACCAATCCTTACAATTCTTTCAGGCCCTGCAGCAAGTGTTGCAGGTGCATTATTACATCTAAAAATAACTAATGGAATTTTTGTTGAGGTTGGTGGTACTAGTACTAATATTTGTATTATAAAAAATGGTAAACCTGAAATTCGTTATGTTACGGTAAAAGATCATCCTACTTGTATCCGTTCAATGGATGTCAGAATTTTAGGTGTTGCGGGGGGTAGTATGGTTGGATTAAAACAAAACAGAGTCTCAAATGTGGGCCCTCGTAGTGCTCACATTGCTGGCCTCAAATATTCTTGTTATGCAGAACCTGAAGATCTTAAAACAGGAAAAATAATTTTGATTAAACCAATGTCAAACGATAAATCCGAATATATTGCAATAAAATGTGATAAAGAAACTTATGCTATTACTAACACATGTGCAGCAAATGCATTAGGTATGATCGAAAAAAATGACTATGCATATGGAAATCAAGAATCTGCAAAAATTGCTCTGAAAATCCTTGCTGAATTTGTAGGTGTGTCCTATCATGAGATTGCCATGTCTATAATTCAAACTGCTTCATTTGAGATAACAAAAACTGTCACTAAAATATTAAAAGAATTTAAAATGAATCCATATACTACAATGTTGATTGGAGGTGGAGGTGGGGCTTCTGCCCTTGTTCCGTTTGTTGCAAAACAGTTAGGAATTAAATATGAAAAAGCAGAACACGCTGAAGTTATTTCTTCAATTGGTGTAGCATCATCTATGCTTCAAGAAGAAGTGGAACAAACAATGATTGAACCTACCCCAGAAAAAATCAATCAAATTTATAAAAAAATACATACTATGCTAGTAGACAAGGGTGCTATTCCTGAATCAATTATCATTGATAGTGAATTCGTTTCAGAAAAATCTTTACTTCGCGTGACTGCAGTGGGTAATGTTGAATTAGATAGTACTGATACTTCAAAAAATATTTTCACATTAGATGATGCAAAAAAACGAACTAGTGAAATTATTGAAATTTCTGAAAATCGGATTGATCTAAGTTATGAAACTGATCATTATTTTGTGTTTACTGGTCATATGGAAATTAAAAAATTTTTTGGTAAAAATATTCAACACCATATTTTAGTTTTAGATAGATATGGAAAACCAAAATTATCAATAAAAAATGGAAGAATCATTCAAGGTGGCAAAATAACCGTATTGGAAGAATTGAGTGATTACTTGGAATCTAGAAGTTCTGAAATCGCACCTAAAGTATATCTTTTAAATGATCTAAAACTGGTGGATTACTCTAGCCTAATCACGCCTTCTGATATTATGGATGCTGTTCGAAATGAACTTGTTACTTCTGAAAAAGCAGCAGTATTGATAGAACTGTAG
- a CDS encoding PEFG-CTERM sorting domain-containing protein, producing the protein MIFSTPALAQTLESDSFSNPSEYVLEIGEHEYSISYTVNANVIAMAIDPESKSLLIGLDKTYDSQFFIGLEHDLINAENNDFIILVDGEEVDYQITFDSERSAFEFFVPVGSEEVEIIGTHVIPEFPIGAVFGFIVMISFVMLFAKMKPSFFKL; encoded by the coding sequence TTGATTTTCAGCACACCTGCTTTAGCCCAGACTCTGGAATCTGATTCATTTTCTAATCCCTCAGAATATGTTTTAGAAATTGGTGAACATGAATATTCTATTTCTTATACTGTAAATGCCAATGTTATTGCAATGGCGATTGATCCGGAATCAAAATCACTGCTTATCGGTCTGGATAAGACCTATGACTCTCAATTTTTTATAGGACTGGAACATGATTTGATAAATGCAGAAAATAATGACTTTATAATTTTAGTTGATGGTGAAGAAGTAGATTATCAAATAACTTTTGATTCTGAGCGATCCGCATTTGAGTTCTTTGTGCCAGTAGGTTCTGAAGAAGTTGAAATTATTGGAACTCATGTGATTCCAGAATTCCCTATCGGTGCAGTTTTTGGGTTTATAGTGATGATCTCATTTGTCATGCTTTTTGCAAAGATGAAACCTTCTTTTTTTAAGTTGTAA
- a CDS encoding formate--phosphoribosylaminoimidazolecarboxamide ligase → MTAIATLGSHCALQVLKGAKDEGLKTILVCERKRERLYRRFSFIDELILVDSFAEILEQKQQSILEQNNAVLIPHGTLIAQMSSEQIESIKTPIFGNKWILRWESDRTMKEKLMREAKLPVPKPVLHSKDIDKLVIVKRQGAAGGKGYFLAANQEDYNKKREQLISQGIISKEETLYIQEYAAGVLAYLQFFYSPLKEELEFFGADQRHESDIEGIARIPSEQQLKNTKVPSFNVIGNSPIVLRESLLDEVYTMGENFVEASKRIVSPGMNGPFCIEGVYDENAKFTSFEFSARIVAGTNIYMDGSPYYSLLFNEPMSMGKRIAREIKTAKETNQLDKITT, encoded by the coding sequence TTGACGGCAATAGCAACTTTAGGATCACATTGTGCACTACAAGTTCTAAAAGGTGCCAAAGATGAAGGTCTAAAAACAATTCTAGTTTGTGAGAGAAAAAGAGAAAGGCTATACCGTCGATTTTCATTTATTGATGAATTAATTTTGGTAGATTCATTTGCAGAAATATTAGAGCAAAAACAACAATCAATTTTAGAGCAAAATAATGCAGTGTTGATTCCTCATGGAACGTTGATTGCACAAATGAGCTCTGAACAAATTGAATCGATTAAGACTCCAATTTTTGGAAACAAGTGGATTCTAAGATGGGAGTCAGATAGAACCATGAAAGAAAAACTCATGCGAGAGGCAAAACTTCCTGTTCCAAAACCGGTCTTGCATTCAAAGGACATAGATAAGCTAGTAATTGTAAAAAGGCAAGGGGCAGCAGGTGGTAAAGGATATTTTTTAGCTGCTAATCAAGAAGATTACAATAAAAAGAGAGAACAGTTGATTTCGCAGGGAATAATTTCTAAAGAAGAGACACTCTACATTCAAGAGTATGCAGCAGGTGTTTTGGCATATCTGCAATTCTTTTATTCGCCTCTAAAAGAAGAGTTGGAATTTTTTGGAGCTGATCAAAGGCATGAATCAGACATTGAGGGAATTGCAAGAATTCCATCAGAACAGCAGCTCAAAAATACCAAGGTTCCATCATTTAACGTAATTGGAAACAGTCCAATTGTTCTAAGAGAATCATTGTTGGATGAGGTGTATACCATGGGTGAAAATTTTGTAGAAGCATCAAAAAGAATTGTATCACCTGGAATGAACGGGCCATTTTGTATTGAAGGTGTTTATGATGAGAATGCAAAATTTACATCGTTTGAATTTTCAGCTAGAATTGTGGCAGGAACTAACATCTACATGGATGGTTCGCCATACTACTCATTACTTTTTAATGAGCCTATGAGTATGGGTAAAAGAATAGCACGTGAAATAAAAACTGCAAAAGAAACAAATCAATTAGATAAAATTACAACTTAA
- the aspS gene encoding aspartate--tRNA(Asn) ligase, whose product MIKTELGTLRRSHYSNELNSSMDGLEVTVMGWVLTIRGHGNISFATIRDKNGDIPIVAKKGDCPDELREKLSILKAHSSIAIIGKIKSSEKTPTGFEIIPSELRVFSDVEKIPPFEPLAKTVKNIDTRLEVRPIDLRRKTLQHIFNARSQVLKSIRDYFYQQNFTEINTPKMIATATEGGAALFPIFYYNKEAFLAQSPQLYKEQLTMSFEKVFEIAPIFRAEPSRTNRHLAEAISIDLEEAFVDYNDIMNRIEEIIKIAIMTVSDYVKNNSDVEFIIPSIPEHIPRYSYDELIEKMQKAGAKTEWGDDLYPSNLKKIGVEGFYFIKDWPLGPKPFYVKDSKTNPKISESFDLMFGDLELSSGSTRIEKRHELEERMKNKGMKTDAFEYHLGAFDYGVPPHAGCGIGLERLIMALTGTENIRDVTFYPRDVDRLTP is encoded by the coding sequence ATGATAAAAACAGAGCTTGGAACATTGCGCAGATCTCATTATTCTAATGAATTGAATTCATCAATGGATGGCTTGGAAGTTACTGTGATGGGTTGGGTCTTGACAATTAGGGGTCATGGAAACATTAGTTTTGCTACAATACGAGATAAGAACGGGGATATTCCAATTGTTGCCAAAAAAGGAGATTGCCCAGATGAACTACGTGAAAAATTATCCATACTAAAGGCCCATTCTTCTATTGCCATTATTGGCAAGATCAAATCTTCTGAAAAAACACCTACTGGATTTGAGATAATCCCATCTGAACTACGTGTATTTTCAGATGTTGAAAAAATTCCACCCTTTGAGCCTTTAGCAAAGACTGTGAAAAACATAGACACTAGATTAGAAGTAAGACCAATTGATCTTAGACGTAAAACATTGCAACATATTTTCAATGCAAGAAGTCAAGTGCTAAAATCAATTAGAGATTATTTTTACCAACAAAACTTTACAGAAATCAACACTCCAAAAATGATAGCAACTGCAACTGAAGGTGGTGCTGCATTATTTCCAATATTTTATTATAACAAAGAGGCATTTTTAGCTCAGAGTCCCCAATTGTACAAAGAGCAATTGACTATGAGTTTTGAGAAAGTTTTTGAAATTGCACCTATTTTTAGAGCAGAACCCTCAAGAACCAATCGCCATCTGGCTGAAGCAATATCTATTGATTTGGAAGAGGCATTTGTTGATTATAATGACATAATGAATAGAATTGAAGAAATAATAAAAATTGCAATCATGACTGTTAGTGATTATGTAAAAAATAATTCCGATGTAGAGTTTATCATCCCTTCAATACCTGAACACATACCGCGGTACTCTTATGATGAATTGATAGAAAAAATGCAAAAAGCTGGAGCCAAAACTGAATGGGGTGATGACTTGTATCCTTCCAATCTTAAAAAAATCGGTGTGGAAGGATTTTATTTTATTAAAGATTGGCCTTTGGGTCCAAAACCATTTTACGTAAAAGACAGTAAAACAAACCCAAAAATTTCTGAATCATTTGATTTAATGTTTGGGGATTTGGAATTGTCTTCAGGTAGTACTAGAATTGAGAAAAGACATGAGCTAGAAGAGAGAATGAAAAATAAAGGAATGAAAACTGATGCTTTTGAGTATCATTTGGGGGCATTTGATTACGGTGTACCTCCTCACGCAGGATGTGGAATTGGTTTAGAACGATTAATCATGGCATTAACAGGCACAGAAAACATCAGAGATGTCACATTTTATCCAAGGGATGTTGACCGATTAACTCCATAG
- a CDS encoding Asp-tRNA(Asn)/Glu-tRNA(Gln) amidotransferase subunit GatC: MVSREEIEHVAKLMRIEIDDPTIYERVDKMIGYFDILDSAGVEYEDISVREIPASHLREDKYIPFDEKLIKKLNHYKGTYVRAPKMV; this comes from the coding sequence ATGGTATCTCGAGAAGAAATTGAACATGTTGCAAAATTGATGAGAATTGAAATTGATGATCCTACAATTTATGAAAGAGTTGATAAGATGATCGGCTATTTTGACATTTTAGATTCTGCGGGTGTTGAATATGAGGATATATCTGTAAGAGAAATTCCTGCCTCTCATCTACGAGAAGACAAGTATATTCCATTTGATGAAAAATTAATCAAAAAACTTAATCACTATAAAGGAACCTATGTCAGAGCTCCAAAGATGGTTTAA
- the gatA gene encoding Asp-tRNA(Asn)/Glu-tRNA(Gln) amidotransferase subunit GatA codes for MNIKISALQYVREIKSGNLSAEDFISKTMDRIQKIDDTLHAFLSLNEKAVDQAREIDKKIKSGGKIGQCFGMPISIKDNICIKDTKTTCASKMLENFIAPYDATVITKLKQQDAIFVGKVNLDEFAMGLSTEFSAYGPSKNPWNTDYVPGGSSGGSAVSVSAFECVASLGSDTGGSVRNPASFCSTVGYKPTYGLISRYGLISYANSIEQIGPLTRTVEDAAFMLNLISGQDSNDDTTVDNKNEDYLKDIDSGIEGKKIGIIKEMIGEGIDPTVLSATRDAISKLEGLGAICEEISLDMVKYSVAAYYTITATEAGSNLARYDNLRYGYDFSVEGYEFNSYIEKARKKLGPEVTRRMILGGFVPSAGHAGKYFLKALKVKSKLTRQINEAFEKFDLLISPTVPILPFRIGEKINDPIALFLIDINTVTANLTGKPAISIPYSISNGLPIGMQLIANSMSDKLLLQAAYALEKTVTLPEVPI; via the coding sequence TTGAATATAAAAATTTCAGCTCTGCAATATGTCCGAGAAATAAAATCTGGAAATCTTTCTGCTGAAGATTTTATTTCAAAAACTATGGACAGAATACAAAAAATAGATGATACTTTACATGCTTTTTTATCACTTAATGAAAAAGCAGTTGATCAAGCAAGAGAAATTGACAAGAAAATAAAGTCAGGGGGGAAAATTGGACAATGTTTTGGCATGCCAATTTCAATTAAAGACAACATTTGCATAAAAGACACAAAAACAACATGTGCATCAAAGATGCTTGAAAATTTTATTGCACCATATGATGCCACTGTCATTACAAAGCTAAAACAACAAGACGCAATTTTTGTAGGAAAGGTAAATCTCGATGAATTTGCAATGGGTCTCTCTACAGAATTCAGTGCATACGGTCCAAGCAAAAATCCATGGAATACAGATTATGTCCCAGGTGGCTCTTCTGGAGGTAGTGCAGTATCTGTCAGTGCATTTGAATGCGTTGCATCGTTAGGATCTGATACTGGTGGTTCAGTTAGAAACCCCGCCAGTTTTTGCTCAACTGTTGGGTACAAGCCAACTTATGGATTGATTAGCAGATATGGTTTAATTTCATATGCAAACAGTATTGAACAGATTGGACCGTTAACTAGAACTGTAGAAGATGCAGCATTTATGCTAAATCTGATTTCAGGACAGGATTCTAATGATGACACAACGGTAGATAACAAAAATGAGGATTATCTAAAAGATATTGATTCAGGCATAGAAGGCAAAAAAATAGGCATAATCAAAGAGATGATTGGAGAAGGAATCGATCCAACAGTACTGTCTGCAACAAGAGACGCAATATCGAAGTTAGAGGGATTGGGTGCAATATGTGAAGAAATTTCCTTGGATATGGTAAAATATTCAGTTGCAGCATATTATACAATTACCGCAACTGAGGCAGGTAGTAATCTTGCAAGATATGATAATTTAAGATATGGTTATGATTTTTCTGTTGAGGGATATGAATTTAATTCATATATTGAGAAAGCAAGAAAAAAACTTGGTCCTGAAGTCACTAGACGGATGATTCTTGGAGGCTTTGTTCCTTCTGCAGGACATGCAGGAAAATATTTTCTTAAAGCACTAAAGGTAAAAAGTAAACTTACTAGACAAATAAATGAAGCATTTGAGAAATTTGATCTGCTAATTTCTCCAACGGTTCCAATTTTACCATTTAGGATTGGTGAAAAAATAAATGATCCTATTGCATTGTTTCTTATTGATATTAACACTGTAACTGCAAATCTTACAGGCAAACCCGCAATATCAATACCGTATTCTATCTCCAATGGTTTACCAATTGGTATGCAACTTATTGCAAATTCAATGAGTGATAAATTATTGTTACAAGCAGCATATGCGTTAGAAAAAACTGTCACATTACCGGAGGTTCCAATTTGA